The Thermoplasmata archaeon DNA segment TTCGTGTCGGATTGGTGGCGGGTCCGCGGGAGCAACCTGCGGCGAATGCAAGGGGTCGTCGTCCTGGGCCTGCTCCTGGGGTCGATCCCCGCGGGCTTGACGGAGATCTTCTGGCCCTTGCTCAACGGCTTCACGACCCGCGTCGGCTTCGGTTCCCTGTACACCTTGGTCTGGTCCGTCTTCCTCGCCTTCGCGATCGCGCGCTACCGCTACCTGGTGATCGAGCCCGTCACGGAACCCCTGGCCGGCGCGCCCACGCGGCATCCGCTTTCGCGGGGTTTCAACTACCTCGTCCTCGAGCCGGGCCGGGCCGCGGGGATGGGCGCGTTCCGGGAGATCGTCTCCACGACGCCCGGCCTCTGCGTGACGGGCCTCGCGCCCTCCCGGGTGGCGGAGCGGTTCGGGCTCGCGCGCACGCCGATTCTCTGGATCACGAGCGTCTCCTCCGAGGAGCGGACCGTCCGCCCGCAGGCGCTCGATTTCGAGCTCGTCCACACGGTCCTCAAGTTCCTCCGAGAGAATCCCGGGACCGCGGTCCTCCTGGACGACCTCGACTTCCTTGCGTCGGTCAACGGCTTCGACGCGGTCGCCCGCTTCCTGAAGCGCGTGGCGAACCAGGCGAGTTCGTCGAACGGGACCGTGATCGTCACCGCGGGCGACGGGAGCTTCACGCCGGAACAGGTCGCCATCCTGAGCGGGTGCGTGGACCACGTCCTCGAGGTCCGGGAGCTCTCGAACGGAGTCGTGCCCCATGCGCAGGACCACGCGCTCCTCTTCCTCCCGGCCCAGGATGTGGCGTCCCTCCTTCCCCTCGTGTCCGCGGGCCGCGGCCTCGTCGTGACCACGGAGCATCCCTCGAAGGTCCGGCGCAAGTTCCGTGAGGGCTTCGAGATCCTCTGGATCACGGAGCATCCGGAACCCGGCCAGGCGTGCGCGCGGCCCACGGCCTTGGACACGGAGGCACGGCGTGCGGTCGCGGCCTACCTTGCGTCCCACCCCGGCGACCCCATCGTCTTGGCGGCAATCGAGCAGATGGCGCTCTTCGCGGAATTCCGCGCCCTCCTGGCGTTCGTGAAGGACACGGTGGACGCGGCCGCCTTGCGGGAGAGCCGGGTGATCGTCACGATCAGCCCGAGCGGGCTCCGCGGGCAGGAGGTCGCCATGATCGCGCGCCGGCTCGACGTTCCGGCGGGGCCGCTCCTCAGGAGCTTTCCGGCCGGAGCGCCGACCACAGCCGCTCCTGGAAGTCGAACTCCGATTCGAGGACCCGTTTCATGAACAGGACGATCTGGCCCTGCGGGTCCAGTCCGTTCCGGGCGCAGTACTCCCGGAAGCGTCGGAGGACCTCGGCCTCCACGCGGATGTTGTACTGGACCTTCTCCCTCCGTGCCAGGGGCGGGGTTTTCGGGGTCACGAAACCGAGAAGGGCGTCCCGCTATTTCTACATTTAGTAGCATTTGCTATTTTTTTCTACGGATGATAGCCATTAAGTAATTGATAATCACATCTGGGAATGAGTGGGAGAGGAGGAGACCACCAGATGACCGAGGCTTTCCCCGCCCGGAACCGGCCGGCCACCCCCGAGGAACCAGGACTGGAACCCCCTGATTCGACGGTATCTGGAGCCACGGACGCCGACCTCCAGGCGGACCTCTTCGAGTCCCTGGTTGAGTCGGCGGACTACGTGGACGTCCGGAAACCACTCCCGGCCCGGAGTGGGGGGGCACTTCAGCTGGCCACCCCCGAGGCGATCCGGGACGCCTTCGTCGCTGCGTGGGAGGGCCTCTCCCATTCTCTCAGCCTGCGCATCGGCCCGAACCGCGCTCTGGACAGCGTGCGAGACCTCGTCCTCTACGACATCCCGGACGGAACACGGTCCACGCTTTCCGTGCCCGCCACGATGGACGTCGAGACGGACGCGGGGATGTACTGCCTTGCCCTCGTGCACACCCTGGCCTCACTGGGCGCGCAGCGCGCGGTCCTCCTCACCCACACGATCTACAACCGCGAGCGCGGACCCGAAGACACGAAGCGCTTCCTGGAGATCATGGCCCACGGCGTCGAGCCATTCCGCGGCTACGCGCGCCGCCACAAGATCCGGATGAACCTCCACGGGATGCACGAAGGCTACGAACTCAGCCCGCTCCTGTCCAAAGCCTTCCCGCCTCCCACAACCGCCAAGTTCGACGCCCATTTCCTCCTGGAGTACGAGGAGGAGTGGTTCCTGACGGAGCAAGGCCGCGCCCTGCTCGAGGCCCTGCCCGAGATCGACGTGGTCGTCCGCCACACGAAGCTCCAGGTGAGCGGCGGCTGGATCCCGAT contains these protein-coding regions:
- a CDS encoding DUF835 domain-containing protein gives rise to the protein MGVSAFLAVYVLGTRPRAAPNRAFFALMMTFVWWDACEAVERAIPSGGAPALVYPWVQGVWLGISAVPAALMSLALVYPEKRPWFRPAYVPLVYAPVLGWAYLIFGTSHLIAGVGPGFLGPDALVGDAYPVLASLYAAWFYLSVALFVSDWWRVRGSNLRRMQGVVVLGLLLGSIPAGLTEIFWPLLNGFTTRVGFGSLYTLVWSVFLAFAIARYRYLVIEPVTEPLAGAPTRHPLSRGFNYLVLEPGRAAGMGAFREIVSTTPGLCVTGLAPSRVAERFGLARTPILWITSVSSEERTVRPQALDFELVHTVLKFLRENPGTAVLLDDLDFLASVNGFDAVARFLKRVANQASSSNGTVIVTAGDGSFTPEQVAILSGCVDHVLEVRELSNGVVPHAQDHALLFLPAQDVASLLPLVSAGRGLVVTTEHPSKVRRKFREGFEILWITEHPEPGQACARPTALDTEARRAVAAYLASHPGDPIVLAAIEQMALFAEFRALLAFVKDTVDAAALRESRVIVTISPSGLRGQEVAMIARRLDVPAGPLLRSFPAGAPTTAAPGSRTPIRGPVS